The following coding sequences are from one Methanosarcina sp. WWM596 window:
- a CDS encoding ferritin family protein: MDLEKILKDTFRGETTEVGLYLAMSKIAEQEGFADVAVYLRQIAMDEAWHATEVAEIMGLVKSTTTENLEMMFEGESKAEIEKAEAAEIARKEGNTRAALFFERASLDEARHKAGLKGFLERIKKQQ, encoded by the coding sequence ATGGACCTTGAAAAGATTCTGAAAGATACCTTTAGAGGAGAGACAACTGAGGTTGGATTGTACCTGGCAATGTCCAAGATTGCTGAACAGGAAGGGTTTGCAGATGTTGCAGTCTACCTCCGTCAGATAGCAATGGACGAAGCCTGGCATGCCACGGAAGTGGCTGAAATTATGGGGCTCGTAAAAAGCACGACAACTGAAAATCTTGAAATGATGTTTGAAGGGGAAAGCAAAGCCGAGATCGAAAAAGCCGAAGCTGCGGAAATTGCCAGAAAGGAAGGCAATACCAGAGCTGCTCTTTTCTTCGAGAGGGCGTCCCTTGACGAAGCCAGGCATAAAGCAGGTCTCAAGGGCTTTCTGGAAAGAATAAAAAAGCAGCAGTAA
- a CDS encoding acetyl-CoA carboxylase biotin carboxylase subunit produces the protein MFKKVLVANRGEIAIRVMRACRELGISTVAVCSEADKNALFAKYADEAYLIGPAPASQSYLNMEAILAVAKNTGADAIHPGYGFLSENPVFAKRCEEEGIIFIGPPSHVIAEMGSKIRARNLMMKAGVPVVPGTKDAVEDVKEALDVAEMIGYPVLIKASAGGGGIGMKVVHSREEFATALSSTRQMAGSAFGDSSVFIEKYVEEPRHIEIQILADSFGNTVYLSDRECSIQRRHQKLIEEAPSPIMTPKLRGQMGDAAVKVAKAIGYVNAGTVEFLYSKGNFYFLEVNTRLQVEHGITEMVTGVDIVREQIRVAWGEKLEFEQEDIVIDGHAIECRINAEDPLNDFAPSPGKIRRYRSAGGPGVRVDSGVHTGYTISPYYDSMISKLCVWSRRREDAIARMERALYEYVVVGVKTNIPFHKAVMRNPAFRRGDLTTGFIEEQNILEAVEDVVKADSEKGATLASALEAKDKKVAAITAAVHAYVNMAQKTQR, from the coding sequence ATAGGTCCTGCCCCTGCCAGCCAGAGTTACCTGAACATGGAAGCTATCCTCGCAGTTGCAAAAAACACCGGGGCCGATGCAATCCATCCCGGCTATGGTTTTCTTTCTGAAAACCCTGTCTTTGCAAAACGCTGTGAGGAAGAGGGTATTATCTTCATAGGTCCTCCGAGCCATGTGATTGCCGAAATGGGAAGCAAAATCAGGGCAAGAAATCTGATGATGAAAGCCGGGGTCCCTGTAGTTCCGGGAACAAAAGATGCAGTTGAGGACGTGAAAGAAGCCCTTGATGTGGCTGAGATGATAGGTTATCCCGTCCTTATCAAAGCTTCTGCGGGTGGCGGCGGAATTGGGATGAAAGTCGTTCATTCCAGGGAAGAGTTTGCTACAGCCCTGAGTTCCACGCGGCAGATGGCAGGTTCGGCTTTCGGAGATTCTTCTGTATTTATTGAAAAGTACGTAGAAGAGCCCAGGCACATAGAGATCCAGATTCTTGCTGACTCTTTTGGTAATACGGTCTATCTTTCGGATAGGGAATGTTCCATCCAGAGAAGGCACCAGAAGTTGATTGAAGAGGCTCCTTCCCCTATCATGACTCCCAAACTCAGGGGGCAGATGGGAGATGCTGCCGTAAAGGTAGCAAAAGCGATCGGTTACGTAAACGCAGGCACTGTCGAGTTCCTTTACTCTAAAGGAAATTTTTACTTCCTTGAAGTCAATACCAGGCTGCAGGTGGAACATGGAATCACTGAAATGGTTACAGGGGTCGATATTGTAAGGGAACAGATCAGGGTTGCCTGGGGCGAAAAGCTCGAGTTTGAGCAGGAAGATATAGTTATTGACGGGCATGCAATCGAATGCCGGATAAACGCTGAAGACCCCTTAAACGACTTTGCCCCGTCTCCAGGAAAGATCCGGAGATACCGTTCGGCGGGAGGTCCCGGAGTAAGGGTGGACAGCGGTGTGCACACGGGGTATACGATCTCTCCTTATTATGACTCCATGATTTCCAAGCTCTGCGTCTGGTCAAGGAGAAGAGAAGATGCCATTGCCAGGATGGAAAGGGCTCTTTACGAATACGTGGTCGTGGGAGTAAAAACCAATATTCCTTTCCATAAAGCCGTCATGAGGAATCCAGCATTTCGCAGAGGAGATCTAACAACCGGGTTTATCGAAGAGCAGAATATCCTTGAAGCTGTGGAAGATGTCGTTAAGGCTGACAGTGAAAAAGGGGCTACCCTGGCTTCGGCTCTGGAGGCAAAGGACAAAAAGGTCGCAGCGATCACGGCTGCTGTACATGCCTATGTTAACATGGCACAGAAAACACAGCGGTGA
- a CDS encoding biotin--[acetyl-CoA-carboxylase] ligase, protein MGDKRSRIIKALKDAQKTPVSGEELGLKLGISRTMVWKYIKSLQADGYEIESSPKRGYVLKSVPQLLYPDEIQMGLKTTLLGQKIHYFEEVSSTNSVAKEIAASEEEGALVIAEVQKGGRGRMGREWVSPHGGIWMSVILKPGIPLRHASRLTLVAGLAVANVIRNMGLDARIKWPNDVRINGKKVCGILTEAKAEVDRVDYVVLGIGINVNMDLKDIPESFRVGSTTLKVELGRHLRRVSFLQDFLFELEQQYISFKTQPFSQILNDWLALSDTIGREVKVTTPSRIIEGKAIGVTPDGALIIRKADDTKEEIIAGRCIYARPK, encoded by the coding sequence ATGGGAGATAAACGATCTCGAATTATTAAGGCACTTAAGGATGCGCAGAAAACCCCCGTTTCTGGGGAAGAACTGGGGCTCAAGCTTGGAATTTCTAGGACTATGGTATGGAAATACATCAAATCCCTTCAAGCGGATGGATATGAAATAGAATCATCCCCGAAGAGGGGCTATGTCCTGAAATCCGTGCCTCAACTCCTGTACCCTGATGAGATCCAGATGGGGCTCAAAACAACTCTTCTGGGACAGAAGATCCATTACTTTGAGGAAGTTAGTTCTACTAACAGTGTCGCTAAAGAAATTGCAGCTTCCGAAGAAGAAGGAGCTCTTGTTATCGCTGAGGTTCAGAAGGGAGGCAGGGGCCGCATGGGCAGGGAATGGGTCTCGCCCCACGGTGGAATTTGGATGTCTGTGATCCTGAAGCCCGGGATTCCTCTCAGACACGCCTCAAGGCTGACCCTTGTTGCCGGGCTTGCAGTTGCAAATGTAATCCGCAATATGGGGCTTGATGCTCGCATCAAGTGGCCAAATGACGTCCGTATCAATGGGAAGAAAGTCTGCGGGATCCTTACCGAAGCAAAGGCTGAAGTGGATAGGGTGGACTATGTCGTTCTCGGGATAGGAATCAATGTAAATATGGATTTAAAGGATATTCCCGAGTCTTTCCGTGTAGGTTCGACCACTTTGAAAGTCGAGCTTGGAAGACATCTTAGAAGAGTTTCGTTCCTTCAGGATTTTCTCTTTGAGCTTGAGCAGCAGTATATAAGTTTCAAGACTCAGCCCTTTTCCCAGATCCTCAATGACTGGCTTGCTCTCTCGGATACTATTGGTAGAGAGGTAAAGGTGACCACCCCTTCCAGGATTATAGAAGGCAAAGCTATCGGAGTAACTCCGGACGGAGCGCTTATAATCAGGAAGGCAGATGATACTAAGGAAGAAATTATTGCAGGTAGATGCATTTATGCGCGTCCCAAATAA
- a CDS encoding S-layer protein domain-containing protein, translating into MQVDAFMRVPNKHGRKSRKGTNLLPAFFFTLLVFFFFSVIFCAVFPVPACADEEKLSIILIDGDEIYVRSGDYYTFLQDYQIHVKGADTEGSRVWIELRRKEFFLEDAIVSEGSTFVYSNNSTEILNLTVDTIYSGADGVLVRFFPVYQHLDPRLPMPQKPETSPASDSVSNSSTSIGFENQAEGFDLPLFLLSIGAVFLVTGFFAGLYKKK; encoded by the coding sequence TTGCAGGTAGATGCATTTATGCGCGTCCCAAATAAGCACGGAAGAAAAAGCAGGAAAGGAACAAATCTCCTGCCTGCATTTTTTTTCACCCTTCTGGTCTTTTTTTTCTTTTCAGTTATCTTCTGTGCAGTCTTTCCTGTCCCAGCCTGTGCAGATGAGGAGAAACTTTCTATTATTTTAATTGACGGGGACGAGATTTATGTTCGATCCGGCGATTACTACACATTCTTACAGGATTATCAGATTCATGTAAAAGGTGCTGATACTGAGGGCAGTAGGGTATGGATTGAACTTCGAAGGAAAGAGTTTTTCCTTGAAGACGCTATTGTAAGTGAGGGTAGCACTTTTGTATATTCTAATAACTCTACAGAGATTTTGAACCTCACAGTGGACACTATCTATTCCGGGGCAGATGGAGTACTGGTAAGGTTCTTTCCGGTGTATCAGCACCTTGACCCCAGGCTTCCCATGCCTCAGAAACCTGAGACTTCTCCTGCCAGTGACTCCGTTAGCAACTCTTCTACCTCTATCGGGTTTGAAAATCAGGCAGAAGGTTTTGATCTCCCCCTTTTTCTTCTGAGCATTGGAGCTGTTTTTTTGGTAACTGGCTTTTTTGCGGGATTATATAAGAAAAAGTGA
- a CDS encoding RNA methyltransferase, which yields MSLEIRVVLVEPMYQGNVGSVARAMKNFGYSDLVLVNPCELEGQARAMASHARDVLEGARITSTIEEAVRGTDLLVGTTGISSLKTGEHIRLPLYTVKEFKEKIKEYSGTIAVLFGREDSGFRNDELKGFDMLITVPTSEIYPIMNLSHAIAIVLYELSELKGGNNPLAEGFDLQLLYGHMDELLEEIGYPAHKKDKTSLMLRRIFGRAGLTPREVQTLRGIIRKTERKMGFAAEAKNLQKAEDSESIEKFI from the coding sequence TTGTCACTTGAAATTCGTGTAGTGCTTGTAGAACCCATGTATCAGGGAAATGTGGGATCGGTTGCAAGAGCAATGAAAAACTTTGGATATTCTGATCTGGTTCTGGTAAACCCCTGTGAACTCGAGGGACAGGCAAGAGCAATGGCTTCCCATGCAAGGGATGTGCTCGAAGGTGCAAGAATTACCTCAACCATTGAAGAAGCCGTAAGAGGCACAGACCTGCTCGTAGGGACAACAGGAATCTCAAGCCTGAAGACAGGAGAGCATATCCGCCTTCCCCTTTACACTGTAAAGGAATTCAAAGAAAAAATTAAAGAATACAGCGGCACCATTGCAGTCCTTTTCGGGCGTGAAGACAGCGGTTTCAGAAACGACGAACTTAAAGGTTTTGATATGCTTATCACGGTTCCGACCTCAGAGATATACCCAATAATGAATCTATCTCATGCGATTGCAATTGTGCTTTACGAGCTTTCGGAACTCAAAGGGGGAAACAACCCACTTGCTGAAGGCTTTGACCTGCAGCTCCTGTACGGGCATATGGATGAATTGCTTGAGGAAATAGGTTATCCGGCCCACAAAAAAGACAAAACTTCCCTGATGCTGAGAAGAATATTCGGAAGAGCCGGGCTGACCCCAAGAGAAGTCCAGACTCTGAGGGGTATAATAAGGAAAACCGAGAGAAAAATGGGGTTCGCAGCAGAAGCTAAAAACCTGCAGAAAGCAGAAGATTCAGAAAGCATAGAAAAGTTCATATGA
- a CDS encoding DUF424 domain-containing protein: MYLKIYKNEGCGLVAACDKEVLGKTLKHGNAVIEISSAFYGVELVSEEELQQALEEAMTANLFGEKTIKCAIKCGLIDPDSVIIIDSVPHAQIFRI; encoded by the coding sequence ATGTATCTAAAAATTTATAAAAATGAAGGGTGCGGGCTTGTTGCAGCCTGTGATAAGGAAGTGCTCGGAAAAACCCTGAAACATGGCAACGCCGTAATAGAGATCAGCAGTGCTTTCTATGGAGTGGAACTTGTCTCTGAGGAAGAACTTCAGCAAGCTCTGGAAGAAGCTATGACTGCAAATCTCTTCGGGGAAAAAACAATCAAATGCGCCATAAAGTGCGGGCTTATCGATCCTGATTCTGTAATCATTATCGATAGTGTACCACACGCCCAGATATTCAGAATTTGA
- the hdrE gene encoding dihydromethanophenazine:CoB--CoM heterodisulfide reductase subunit HdrE → MAYFSGLSDALRLTFVQIMIFSTIAIVIFLYGMILNFQKWGAGVTGYALEPQAGSKGSAIRFLKTWWEQVVEESHHGHGKPILEVLILDIMFQRRILKRSPLRWFMHFTIFAGWMALFALSGLMFAVEMIEKFGIELPFTPAEFRDFLAIPNYIFGYVLLLGVIIAVVRRLFVSNVREATIMYDWILLGGVFIVTISGFIADGIRTGFIWSFGLDPSTAPPAALFHSIISLLFCIAYIPYSKYIHVIATPLAILANKGGE, encoded by the coding sequence ATGGCATACTTCTCTGGGCTCTCGGATGCACTCAGACTTACGTTTGTCCAGATAATGATATTCAGCACAATCGCCATTGTGATTTTCTTGTACGGTATGATCCTTAACTTCCAGAAATGGGGTGCTGGCGTCACAGGCTATGCTCTTGAGCCTCAGGCAGGAAGCAAGGGAAGTGCGATCAGATTTTTAAAGACCTGGTGGGAACAGGTAGTAGAAGAGTCTCACCATGGGCACGGAAAACCGATTCTTGAGGTTCTTATCCTCGATATTATGTTCCAGAGGAGAATTCTCAAGAGAAGTCCGCTGCGCTGGTTCATGCACTTCACGATTTTTGCAGGCTGGATGGCTCTGTTTGCCCTGTCGGGGCTCATGTTCGCGGTGGAAATGATCGAAAAGTTTGGAATCGAGCTTCCATTCACCCCCGCCGAGTTCAGAGATTTCCTCGCCATCCCGAACTACATTTTCGGATACGTTCTGCTTCTTGGAGTCATAATTGCAGTGGTCAGGAGACTCTTTGTCTCTAATGTAAGGGAAGCTACCATCATGTATGACTGGATTCTGCTCGGAGGAGTTTTCATAGTCACGATTTCCGGTTTCATTGCCGATGGTATCAGGACCGGATTTATCTGGAGCTTTGGGCTTGATCCCTCAACTGCACCCCCCGCAGCTCTCTTCCACTCCATTATTTCCCTGCTATTCTGTATTGCATACATCCCGTACAGCAAGTACATACACGTAATCGCCACCCCTCTTGCAATTCTTGCAAATAAGGGAGGAGAATAA
- a CDS encoding indolepyruvate ferredoxin oxidoreductase subunit alpha, whose product MYIKIKNIATDKEKKIKVENDKWKIVKMKIYIDEDKCTGCGTCKAACPKGPRIYSIEEKNGKRVCIQKDPSYCLGCRMCVTVCMEDAITLEN is encoded by the coding sequence ATATATATAAAGATAAAAAATATTGCAACAGATAAAGAAAAAAAAATCAAAGTTGAGAATGATAAGTGGAAAATAGTTAAGATGAAAATTTATATTGATGAAGATAAATGTACAGGCTGCGGGACATGTAAGGCTGCCTGCCCTAAAGGTCCGAGGATTTATTCCATAGAAGAAAAAAATGGTAAGAGAGTTTGTATTCAGAAAGATCCTTCTTACTGCCTCGGGTGCAGAATGTGTGTGACCGTCTGTATGGAAGACGCAATCACCCTTGAAAACTGA
- the tnpA gene encoding IS200/IS605 family transposase: protein MELRSFSHGYGQITYHIVLVPKYRYKIFYNKRVKKDCESIFHNICTEKGYKIHALEVVDNHVHLFLEFHPSTSLSEVVQYLKGGSSYRLFKLHPELRTRYWGGSLWSSGKFYRSVGNVTADTIKHYIKESQGKPKTEVQSYRLKSRQRKIDDF from the coding sequence TTGGAATTGCGCAGTTTTAGCCATGGCTATGGTCAGATTACCTACCACATCGTGTTGGTGCCTAAGTATCGATACAAGATATTCTACAATAAACGAGTTAAAAAGGATTGCGAGTCTATATTCCACAATATTTGCACAGAGAAAGGCTACAAAATCCATGCTCTGGAAGTTGTAGATAATCATGTTCACCTGTTCCTGGAATTCCACCCAAGCACCTCTCTATCAGAGGTGGTTCAATACTTGAAAGGAGGTAGTTCTTACAGATTGTTCAAGCTTCATCCTGAACTGAGAACACGATATTGGGGTGGAAGTCTATGGTCAAGTGGTAAATTCTATCGATCCGTTGGAAATGTAACCGCTGACACAATCAAGCACTACATTAAGGAGTCGCAGGGAAAACCGAAAACAGAGGTTCAATCATATAGATTAAAGTCTAGGCAACGGAAAATTGACGATTTCTAA
- a CDS encoding NAD(P)/FAD-dependent oxidoreductase, which yields MTKEYVKGDLPEKAAILQRDGESYAIAPHIPGGIVYPETLRKIADIAEKYGAAALKITSAQRIAIVGLKKEDLDAAWGELGMSPGAAIGLCVRSIKICPGTTFCKRGKQDAVGLGLKLDKKYHGMQLPSKFKMAVSGCPNSCSEPSIKDLGVMGTAKGYNLTVGGSAGPSPRLGDLVAKDLSEEQVLDLVEKIINFYKGYGKPKRLGKVIDEIGIEKFKEEIGL from the coding sequence ATGACAAAAGAATACGTTAAAGGCGACCTTCCTGAGAAGGCTGCAATCCTGCAGAGAGACGGAGAATCCTACGCAATTGCTCCCCACATTCCCGGAGGGATCGTATATCCAGAGACCCTTAGAAAGATCGCAGACATTGCAGAAAAATATGGGGCAGCGGCTTTAAAAATCACATCGGCCCAGAGAATTGCTATTGTAGGGCTTAAGAAGGAAGACCTGGATGCAGCCTGGGGTGAACTGGGTATGAGCCCGGGAGCTGCTATCGGGCTCTGTGTCCGGAGCATCAAAATCTGTCCAGGAACTACGTTTTGTAAGAGGGGCAAACAGGATGCTGTCGGGCTTGGCCTGAAGCTTGACAAAAAATATCACGGAATGCAGCTCCCTTCCAAATTCAAAATGGCTGTTTCAGGTTGTCCTAATTCCTGTTCTGAACCAAGTATAAAGGATTTAGGTGTCATGGGCACGGCAAAGGGCTATAATCTGACTGTTGGAGGAAGCGCAGGGCCGAGTCCGAGGCTCGGAGATTTGGTGGCGAAGGATCTTTCGGAAGAGCAGGTGCTGGACCTTGTTGAAAAAATCATTAATTTTTACAAAGGTTATGGGAAGCCAAAAAGGCTTGGAAAAGTTATAGATGAGATCGGGATTGAGAAATTCAAAGAAGAGATAGGGCTGTGA
- a CDS encoding minichromosome maintenance protein MCM, which yields MTETESKWDEKLKRFFKDYYWNEILQLANEYPDQRSLGVDFTDIEKFDRELSKELLEHPGELICAAEAALKEIDLPVEKSLEQAHVRIIKIPNRVPIRELRSKHLSRLIAIEGMIRKATEVRPRITKAAFQCLRCGHLTIVEQNSFKFEEPFAGCENETCGKKGPFKVAIEDSTFIDAQKLQIQESPENLKGGSQPQSLEVDSEDDLTGNVTPGDRVIINGILKSRQRTLKDGKSTFYDLVLEANSIERLDKDYDELEITAEDEEQILELSRDPLIYDKIIASIAPSIYGYEDIKEALALQLFSGVVKTLPDGARIRGDIHMMLVGDPGIAKSQLLRYVVKLSPRGVFTSGRSASASGLTAAAVKDDMNDGRWTIEGGALVMADMGIAAVDEMDKMKTEDKSALHEAMEQQTISIAKAGIIATLKSRCALLGAANPKYGRFDRYEGLAEQINMPPALLSRFDLIFVLLDTPNHTLDSRIANHILQSHYAGELFEQRQKLPGSQVTEDFVDAELEIIEPAIEAEIMRKYVAYARKNVYPVMEENARRHIINFYTDIRKSGEGKNTPVPVTARQLEALVRLSEASARVRLSNIVTLEDAKRTIRITMNCLKNVGVDPETGALDADVLASGTSMSQRNKIKLLKDIIKKVSERHTGAKAPLEEVYTEAENEHGMDRDHAEEYIKKMKQKGDILSPDQNHIRLIN from the coding sequence ATGACCGAGACAGAAAGCAAGTGGGACGAGAAACTAAAAAGATTCTTTAAAGACTACTACTGGAATGAAATCCTTCAACTTGCAAACGAATATCCGGATCAGCGAAGCCTTGGTGTGGATTTTACAGATATAGAGAAGTTTGACAGGGAGCTTTCAAAAGAGCTGCTCGAGCACCCAGGAGAACTTATATGTGCAGCTGAAGCTGCCCTGAAAGAAATTGACCTTCCTGTAGAAAAGAGCCTTGAGCAGGCTCATGTAAGGATTATAAAAATCCCAAACAGGGTCCCTATCAGAGAACTGAGAAGCAAACACCTATCACGCCTTATTGCAATCGAAGGCATGATAAGGAAAGCCACAGAGGTAAGACCAAGGATTACTAAAGCTGCCTTCCAGTGCTTGAGATGCGGGCACCTTACCATTGTCGAACAAAATAGTTTCAAGTTTGAGGAACCCTTTGCAGGCTGTGAAAATGAGACATGCGGAAAAAAAGGACCTTTTAAGGTTGCAATTGAAGATTCGACCTTTATAGATGCCCAGAAACTCCAGATCCAGGAATCTCCGGAAAATCTAAAAGGAGGTTCGCAGCCGCAGAGCCTGGAAGTAGATTCCGAAGACGACCTCACGGGAAATGTCACCCCCGGAGACCGCGTCATCATTAACGGAATCCTGAAATCAAGGCAGCGCACCCTCAAAGATGGAAAATCCACTTTCTATGACCTGGTGCTGGAAGCAAATTCTATCGAGCGCCTGGACAAAGATTATGACGAACTTGAAATAACTGCCGAAGACGAGGAACAGATCCTTGAACTTTCCCGTGACCCGTTAATCTATGACAAAATCATAGCGTCCATTGCACCCTCTATCTATGGATATGAAGATATCAAAGAAGCCCTTGCCCTTCAGCTTTTTTCAGGAGTTGTGAAAACCCTTCCTGACGGAGCCAGGATCAGAGGGGATATCCATATGATGCTTGTAGGTGACCCCGGAATTGCAAAAAGCCAGTTGCTACGTTATGTGGTAAAACTCTCACCAAGAGGCGTTTTTACATCCGGAAGAAGTGCATCCGCAAGCGGTTTGACTGCTGCTGCCGTTAAAGATGACATGAATGACGGCAGGTGGACAATCGAAGGCGGTGCCCTTGTCATGGCTGACATGGGGATTGCTGCGGTTGACGAGATGGATAAAATGAAGACTGAGGATAAGAGCGCCCTGCACGAGGCAATGGAACAGCAGACTATAAGTATTGCTAAAGCCGGGATTATTGCTACCCTTAAGTCCCGTTGCGCACTTCTCGGAGCTGCAAACCCAAAATACGGACGTTTTGACCGTTATGAGGGCCTCGCAGAACAAATAAATATGCCTCCAGCACTGCTTTCCCGCTTTGACCTCATCTTTGTTTTGCTCGACACCCCAAACCACACCCTGGACAGCAGGATCGCAAACCATATTCTTCAGTCGCATTATGCAGGAGAACTCTTCGAACAGCGGCAGAAACTTCCCGGATCTCAGGTAACAGAAGATTTTGTTGATGCAGAACTGGAAATAATAGAGCCCGCAATAGAAGCAGAAATTATGCGAAAGTACGTTGCATATGCACGAAAAAATGTGTACCCAGTAATGGAAGAAAACGCCCGGCGCCACATAATCAACTTCTATACAGACATCAGGAAAAGTGGAGAAGGTAAGAATACGCCCGTACCCGTGACAGCAAGGCAGCTTGAGGCGCTGGTTCGTCTCTCCGAAGCCAGTGCAAGAGTACGTCTGAGCAATATAGTCACTCTGGAAGATGCAAAACGGACTATAAGAATCACCATGAATTGCCTTAAAAACGTGGGTGTTGATCCTGAAACGGGAGCTCTTGATGCAGACGTACTTGCTTCAGGCACAAGCATGAGCCAGAGAAATAAAATAAAACTCCTTAAAGACATAATAAAAAAAGTCTCCGAGAGACATACTGGTGCCAAAGCTCCTCTCGAAGAAGTTTACACCGAAGCTGAAAATGAGCATGGAATGGACAGAGATCATGCAGAAGAATATATAAAGAAAATGAAGCAGAAAGGGGACATTCTTTCTCCGGACCAGAACCATATCAGGCTCATTAATTAA
- a CDS encoding coiled-coil protein — protein MTLCTPIVINRTDIDELKEKRDSLNKQVKERVAKAQSLRDRRDEINKQIGEYKEKRSDVNSKTQKLFSGIADLKEQRDECNKLSHGSVESLSRAYEAELDALLNKELPLAVEIKIIQKLNDLINRLEAAKKANELHSLIQDSYKESKGIHKEGDEFHKKIQELSDKSQACHLEMLENFKAADEIRKEANMYHAQLTDKIANINSIKEKIDPLKSNIAGNRKELSSYLDRLKDIQLTKNEHKVSQKHSDAREKLQKNARLSLEDLKLLIEKGDVKFSTND, from the coding sequence GTGACCCTCTGCACTCCCATAGTAATAAACAGGACCGATATCGACGAATTGAAAGAAAAGAGAGACTCTCTGAACAAGCAGGTTAAGGAAAGGGTTGCAAAAGCACAGTCACTTAGAGACCGAAGGGACGAGATTAACAAGCAAATTGGAGAGTACAAGGAAAAAAGGAGCGACGTAAATTCCAAAACCCAGAAACTTTTTTCAGGAATTGCAGACCTCAAGGAACAGCGTGATGAATGCAACAAACTCTCTCACGGAAGCGTGGAATCCCTCTCAAGGGCGTATGAGGCTGAACTGGATGCTCTTTTAAACAAAGAACTCCCCCTTGCAGTAGAAATCAAGATAATCCAGAAGTTAAACGACCTGATTAATCGCCTTGAAGCTGCGAAAAAAGCAAACGAACTGCATTCACTGATTCAGGACAGTTATAAAGAGTCCAAAGGAATTCACAAAGAAGGGGACGAATTCCACAAAAAAATCCAGGAGCTTTCAGACAAATCTCAGGCATGCCACCTGGAAATGCTCGAAAACTTCAAGGCAGCAGACGAAATCCGAAAAGAGGCAAATATGTACCATGCCCAGCTTACGGATAAAATTGCAAACATAAATTCCATTAAAGAAAAAATAGATCCCCTCAAGAGCAACATCGCAGGCAATCGAAAAGAACTCTCGTCATACCTTGACAGATTAAAAGACATCCAACTTACAAAGAATGAACATAAAGTTAGCCAGAAACACAGCGATGCCCGTGAAAAACTGCAGAAAAATGCTCGCCTCAGCCTGGAAGATCTTAAGCTTCTCATAGAGAAAGGAGATGTAAAGTTCTCCACAAACGACTGA